One stretch of Armigeres subalbatus isolate Guangzhou_Male chromosome 2, GZ_Asu_2, whole genome shotgun sequence DNA includes these proteins:
- the LOC134214489 gene encoding cuticle protein CP14.6-like, translated as MFRLLIVSALIAASFARSLSDPEAHATILSYSNVLQDDGHYNWAIETSNGIAFHEDGLGAHQANGAYSYTGPDGIQYRVAYVADENGFRPEGAHLPTPPPTPEHVIKSLEEIRANPPKDQKDFSLEALDATIRRLKQ; from the exons ATGTTCCGCCTT TTGATTGTCTCCGCTTTAATTGCCGCGAGTTTTGCTCGCAGTCTATCGGATCCGGAAGCCCATGCCACCATTCTGTCCTACAGCAATGTTCTCCAAGACGATGGACACTACAATTGGGCAATTGAGACCAGCAACGGGATCGCATTCCATGAGGATGGCCTCGGGGCTCACCAGGCCAACGGTGCCTACTCCTACACCGGTCCTGATGGCATCCAGTATCGCGTAGCCTACGTGGCCGACGAGAATGGATTCCGTCCGGAAGGAGCTCATTTGCCAACTCCTCCGCCAACACCAGAGCATGTTATCAAGTCGCTGGAAGAAATTCGTGCCAATCCACCCAAGGACCAGAAAGACTTCAGTCTGGAAGCTTTGGACGCCACCATCCGCCGATTGAAGCAGTAA
- the LOC134214495 gene encoding pupal cuticle protein Edg-78E-like — protein MLKLIVSISALLVVLVSAAPAADDAHANILTQESVLNPDGKYAWKFSTSNGIQAEESGQGGVAVEGSASWVGEDGVPIVLTYTADENGYHPQGVHLPTPPPVPDYILRALRYIEARNAQNV, from the coding sequence ATCGTTTCTATCTCTGCACTGCTGGTCGTGCTGGTATCCGCAGCCCCCGCTGCCGATGATGCTCATGCCAACATTCTCACCCAAGAAAGTGTCCTGAACCCCGATGGAAAATACGCGTGGAAATTCTCCACCAGCAATGGCATCCAGGCGGAGGAAAGCGGTCAGGGTGGCGTAGCCGTGGAAGGATCCGCCTCTTGGGTCGGCGAGGACGGTGTCCCAATTGTGCTCACTTACACCGCGGACGAAAATGGATACCACCCACAGGGCGTCCATCTGCCCACTCCACCCCCAGTGCCGGACTACATTCTGCGAGCTCTGCGATACATCGAAGCCCGAAATGCACAGAATGTGTAA